From the Onychostoma macrolepis isolate SWU-2019 chromosome 13, ASM1243209v1, whole genome shotgun sequence genome, the window TAGTCagtatcacacgaagagtgccagTTTTCACCTCTACAAATCAGTATGGTTACAAAGGTGATActgattttatgcaacagttaaataaacaagaagttaatattaagagacttgcgttttagacaccatattgcctgtttttgctctatttcgccaacaaaaataatttcaaacagcCACAGCGCtattttgcgtctctgagcaacatagCAGtgtgttcctgaatgaatcaactgtttaaatgattcggttcaatcacAATGAATCACTTattgacttgctgccacctactggcggttttaatttcacatttaaagtagcttttcatttttaaagtttctaaatatcagttttcaatgttttatgtttaaaataacaaaaaatttttcatgcatttgtaactgcaggttaaatgcatttatgtccctctgagctgaATTAAATAGTATGTAAATAGACCTACATCTGAATGCCTCTTCAGATGCAGTTTCTGAGTTTCCTCTGCAttccaaagatgaattttgttgatatgATCATTGGTTTGGTAACagccaaatgtcttattattctaattgactgattaaatgtaagaatttgactcaaaagatgatgcacacttttagaaaaaaaaaaggctttataaaggtaaaaattcccataaaatgtaaaaatcaatttaaacttattggaaaagattaatttctatcactgctgtgaactgaccagcacacagaatatgaaggatatcaaaaacaagttttacacacacacacacacacacacacacaccagatttttgtatttttattttaatttattttctatttttgttttatttatttatttattgatatatttgtatttgcattttgaatgtaatttggCAATTAAATGGGTTTAGTTTTCATGGTAATTAATgtataaaaatttacatttttctaaaaaggaaacaaattagttgtttattttaagagacctatcttattttctcttgtgttAGGTTTCTACCTAATAAGACATATGACAAGTGTCAGTTCTAGGAATAAAAGGACAAAATCTGTGAATGTTgtgatttttacataaatacatcTTATAATGCATTACCATAGCCTGTTCGTGGACAAAATGTTAGttctaaaattattttgataaaacCCATCTTCTTAGATTTATTTTACAGCTTGATTAGTAATTGAATCTTCCTGTTAATGAGTCCAGATGTTATGAGGCTCATATTCATGGgtatttatttgtgtatgtgtgtgtatagttGTGAGCAGGGGAGCTTGGGTGAAATGAAGAATGAGGCTGTGGCACTGGGTGGCACTGCCAACCCTCTGCTGGCAGGCCTAGAGCACTACATGGAGGCCAGTCCACCAGTAGTGGGCCTCATGAAGAGGTAACAGAGGAATGATTAAAATGGAGACAGAGAGATACCAGTCTGTTACGGCATAAGAGACAGACATTGGTAACTCGGCCAAAGtgtattcatattttcatatgtaatatattttggtGAGATCTCTCTTGCTCCATTTTGTGTTTTGGGTGCGATTTATTGTGTGCTGTGTAAATGGAGTTCCCTTCAgtaagaacaaaacatttttacatttcgaTATATGTTGAATTTTAGTGGCATTTAAGTTATGCAGTATACACACAAAGATGTaaaaaggaaaatgagaaaaacagtgTAAACAAATCATGatgtgtattttatgtatttggaTTATAAAAAATGATCAGTACCAAACTGCaactttgagagagaaaaaaattaagttgcAAACATAGCTTCATACAGCCAAAATATCTTAAGAAACATAAACATATCTACAGTACCTACCCtagtgaaaatattttttttttcactttttaattgctttttaatggtaaacacaaaatgtaatttttaaaaaatacataaacattttatttacatacttGAATACATTATCTGTCATGTTAAATATTTAGGATCAAAATGTTTTCACAACCTTTTCacaactggaaaaaaaattacacgCTTGTGCTTGCTGGGTTAGTGGTCTGTTGAACACGTTTGGCTTTAAAGCTGGTTGAGTTGGTTTGCTGTGAACTAAACCTGCGTTGTTTTTGGTTGTGCTTTGATCGGGCAGCTGACATGACTTTTTAACACGCATGAGGTGAAAGTGTATGGTTTACCACACTAGATCGATGTACAGCGTGAGAAGCGTCCTCCTTAACAGGAAGCCATGTTTGAGTGTGGCGTGTGTATATTTGCGGTCGTAGTGTGTGTACGTTCAGTTTTTTTCCTGTTGAGAGAGTTATCAACACATTATTACATCTGGTTGCAATTGCATAGACTTGTGTGGACACAGACAGATGAGATCTACATTCATACGTGACATACTTGACATGTTTTAAGGGTGTACTTCATGTTAGTTTCTCTCAGCTAAATACAGCTAAATCCTGTCAGAGTCAGCTGTTTTTAtactatttatgtttttattaatatttatgtattcttTTCAGATTGTGGTTTTTCGATAGAAGGGCAATAGAAGTGCTCAGGGAAGGGCAGAGGATTGTGGGTATTGAAATTCTGCCTGACAGTGCAGTAGGGAGTGGCTGcagttctgtaattcattcagaCATACAGTATGCCAAAAGGCCTCAAGTAAGTTTTAGCACATACAAGCATAATTGCTGTAACTTAAACTGCAGTACAGCTGTCTGACTTTCCAGTTATGCCAGAGAAGGGTTATAAACGTTTTTCTTGCCTCCTCTGAATGGGAGTGGCAGCTTCCAGTCATAATCATttactgaaaaaagaaaaaggctgCATGGTTGAGCCTGTTGTCATCTATATCAGCAAGTTGGCAGATCACATGAGTGCTGTGGTCCAATCAGAGAGAAACCCATGAGGATCTGCTTTCTCATTTGTTTCCATTTGAGGTGTAGGTGATTGAtagattttttgtttaaaatgacagGCAAAAATTTGTTAGCTAAGCTGTCTCTGTTCTGTTAATACCCCTGGAGGCACAGAAAGAAGCACACTAAGGTGAGACAGGCAGTGTGGGGGAAGCATGGTTGTCATATTAGATCAGCTGTAGCTACTTTATTGGGTTGTTAGTCACTGACTGTGTTTCAGCTCTTGAAACGTGATATGCAGAGTCACAGTGATTCACCAGGTTCTATATCGTCTGCAGTAATAAGGTTGTTAGAACATTTAGCAGGTTTTTTTGGCTGGTGCTGTTCTGTCATACATGTATGTAGTCAGTAACACCGGGTCTGTAATGGATGCTAAAAGCATTGAAGCATTAACCTTGCTCTAAAACAGCATGTGATAAGTCCATAAGACTTCAGGCTGTGTCTTTTATGAAGGCTTTTACTTGGCAAACACTCATTTCacctttttaaatttacaaaaagatTTTAGCATCTTGATTTTAATCTCaatgaaaatttgatttaaaaatttgaaatactACTCATAAATTTGAAATGAGGAAATGAAGTGGTACCCAAtgggtaagtaaataaataaataaataaataaatcatggcACTGTGTATagtaaaaccttttttttttttttacacagaagaaaaatattatttagtttcttatttaattACATCCTTGAAACAAAGTAAAATCACTTGAGAAGCAGAAttgaatataatgaaaatacTCATTTTCATTGAATATATCTTGAATAAAGTTTATTAATTCGCTAAATTAATTCACTAAAATTTGTTagatatgtttaaaataaaaaatgtcactGAGGTAAGAAAAATCTTAATTCTAGATatattcttgaaaaaaaaaaaagaataatgattattattttttgcagtgtgtgtgtgtgtgtggtttttgaattttacacatttaaagtGCTTAGTTGTGCCTATGCATGAGCTCTCATCCTGTCTCTGGCATGAGGTGGAGTGGAGTGCTTTGGCTTGGTGTGGAATGAACAACTGATTGTTTCTCAGAGCAGTTTTATTCTAATGTATCTTTTTTGGTGAACGCTGATAGCTGTGATGGTGACGAAGTTTCTGCTGAGACCGCATCACTGGCCCAAGCCCACTTGTCTAGCGAATCTCAGCAACATGTTCCATCCCTCAGTCCTTTGGCTGCCCAGATGGATTATGAACTCCAGGAAGCTTTAAGGGAATGTGAAGATGAAATGGCTGCTCTTGGCATATCCTCCCATGCAGACACATGGACTGCAGGTGATCTGGACAGGTTTTATTCTGTAAGTGATGATAAAAATCAAACCGAGAAAGCTGAAGTCGAAAAGGATTTTGGTTCATCTTCACATAAACCTGCCGAATTTCATGAAGGTTGCCATGGAAATGAAGGAGCGCACACAAATGACTCCACAGCGGGTGAAGAGGGGGTGTTTAGCTTCAGAGATTATCTTCTAGGAAGAAAGCAAAGTAATACATGTGCAGCTGGAGCTGAGGATGTCAAAAACATTGAGGATATAACAGAAAACCACACTGAAGAAGCAAGCCAGCTGTCAAAGGCAGAACAGCAAAAAAAGTCAGAGATAGAGACAAAAATAGACACAGCTGAGAACATAGCTGGTCAACAAAAGACACATACCATATGGACAGGTACACAAACAACATCAGAGATTGATGCGGAAAAGGAAACACTTACCCAGGATCAATCAATACAAGACATCTGCTCTTTGAAAAACACCCTGGAGGGTGAGAGTTCACAAGATGAAGACGGAATAAATGTTATAGCAACCCAGAGAGAAACAGGAATAATTCAAGAGACAAATCCTTCGAATGAAGAAGTCAGAAGTTCTGAAAAAGCTGCACAGATGATTCAGAACTCggatgaaataaaaatagagaCACACAGTCAGTTAATTAGTGATTTACTGGCATGCCCATCCACACAAACGGCTAAACATTCTGGTCACACGTTGCATTTAGAAGCTAAAATAAGCATACAGCCAAACATACAGAAACAGGTGGAGTCAGGGACACATCAGCAGATAAGTGGACCGAtagaaacaaacacaaaagtaGGATCAAGCCTTGACCATCAAAGACAGGAATTAGGACTCCCAGAACAGCTGAGTCCTGAGGGTAAACAATTGATCTGCTCCCCACCTCCAGAACGCGAAGCTCATCTTTCCCTGGCTGAGGCTCCACCTGCATTGTTACTGGACTCTCCAGAGGGGCCTGAGCAAAATGATAACCAGAATCAGACAGATGGACCCTGCAAATCAATATCAGAAGGTGAAACCATACACCACAACCACTGTACAACAGGGGAAGTcaaacatgagaaaaatgtgtCTGCTGTTGTGATTGATTTCTGCCAAGCTACAACAGCCCCTGAACATGAGCCCATAGGGAGATGTGACTTAGAGACATATCCACTGGAGCAGGAGAATGGACCTCCTTTAGGCGGTGGAGCTGGCGCACTCGCACCACTGTGGGGGAATTCGCACGCTTTGAGCCGAGCCGGTgcagaagaggaggaggaggaagagagtGCCCTTGAATGGGCTTCAGCAGAGTCCACTGCCTCCACATTGCTACAAATAACACCCATGATGCCAGAAATGATAGAAAGCGAGGGAGAGAAGAAGAGAGGTGAAGCGTTCCAAAGTGCCGCAATAATATTACAAGCAGCAGAGAGAGAATCGGCAGTGCTGGAAGCGAATGAGTCTCCGAGCTCAGAGGAAACATTAAGTGAATTTATAGCTGAAAAGGGACAAGAATGCACCTCAGTAATTTTTCCAGACATTAAGTGCTCACCTGTTCAGAAAGAGGAGGCGACTGAGGAGAGCTGTGGCAACTCGACGGAGAGTGAGGGGAAAGGAGGGGGTCTACAGATCGCACTCTCCCCAGCCGGAGACAAGGATACAGGCACGGTCGGCACAGAGGACAAAGCTCTGGTCACCTATTCCTCTCCAGGCGTCCTTGGAACATGTGACTGGAAGGTGGAGACTTCCCGATCAAAGGAGAGAAAAGGAGAGAGCGAAGAGGAGGGGAAAAAGGCAAGCGAAGGCGGAGCACAGAACGCAGCACATGCTGGCAGGGTGTCACAGACAGAGGCAGCGACCGAGACGTGTCCATCCCATCGCATCACAGCATCACCAATGGCAACACAAGACCAGAGTGACCTCATCCATCCGGTCACAGCAGGCACAGCCCCATTTCCTCTGACCATCAACAGAATAAACGACTGCGACTCCATCAGCCCACCCCCTCCTCTTTCCCACATAAACTCTACAAAGACAGAAGCGCAGAGAGAGGAAGAAGCTAATCTGAATCGGAGCCCAATTGCATCAGGAGCAGACCTGCCAGGCAGTGATAGATCACTTCCACCAGCAGCTTCTTTAGAAAACGAATGTCTCTCTGAGCAAGCCAACGATCAACAGGTACAGTGCTCTTCACAGACTAGAACCGCAAGCTGTGACACATCCGTCAAGACAGAGACAcagcaacaaaaacaagaaataacTCCTACAAGTGAAGATACATCTCGATCAACTAAGCTTCAAATAAACATGAGGGATATCGCCGCAAGTTGTACCAAAATGGAAGGGTCTCCAAAAGGTATGCAGAGCTCTTTTGAGAACCAAAATGATACAACCCTGAAATGCCAAATGACTGAATGTGCTTCTCTGCCCCCATTGATGGTATTTGAAAGTCTACATCATCCAGTAAAAGAGGCTAGCTTCAACTTTAAAGGTTTTCTCAGCATCAGTAAACCAGCACTTCCTCCTCAGACAGAACTGACCACTGGCCAGAGAAATACTGACCTGGATGGAGCAGAAAATGAACCTACTGCCTCTGAAGAAGAaggtaaagaaaaaaatggaaagcagagagaaaatgtggaaattacatttaatgagTCAAAGGACTGCAGAGAAATGACCAGTACATCTCAAATGCAGGGTGCGACTACTGTAAAACTTGgagaaaatgttaatgtaaatataagtagCTGTGAAGACGACGGAAAAGTGACAGATGAAAATCCTGATGTCAGTAAGAGAAATCCTGTTTCATCACTGTCAGCTGCAGGTGAGACCACCTGTATTACTGAAGATAAAGATGTGGTTAATGAAACTCTGGAAGCAATTGAAGTAAGTAAAGAGAAGcaagaaaataaagaatatttgaATGCTACTCAGACCACTACAAATAATACCAATGAGTCAGCATCCACTGAGAAGAACAGCGTTTTATTACCGGATGTATCTCCACAAGGGGGTCGTAACAGCAGCCCTGCTGTGGATGGTGAGCAGGCTGATATGACTGTGTCTGAAGGAGTTGAACAAAGACATACAGAAATTCTTCTTGCCACCAAGAAAAAGCTGGATGAAGAGACTGATGAATCAAAGGGATGTGGGTTGCCTGAAGCAGGTGATATAGAACTAACATGTCCAGGTAATTCAGAGAATCTTGTGAATGACAGTCGAGAGCATGAGTCAAATCCAGAAAAATATACACGTGAAGTTGAGTCAAAGGTAAAAACCAGCTCCATGTCTCCAGCAGCAGCCCCATACATAGACAGCATGTGCCACTGCACTCAACCAGACAAGAAATCCAACACTGAGCAGCTTACTACAATCTCAGAGATGCAATTTCTGTCAAAAGCAGATAAGTGTGACGACATGCTGCCCTATCAGACTGAATCACAGTTCAGTAATGAAATGATGAAAAATGATGCAGCGGATGCTGGGGACAAAACTGTCCCTTCTCTTCCTGCAGCGGAGACTACAGTACCAGCACAAAGGGATCTTTCCTCAGCTACCACACAAAGCACTAACAGTGATGCCAGGGATGTGTCCGTCATTGTACTAAAGGCTCCAGGCCCAATGCTGAGTCACTGTGAGTCCGTTAATGACTGTGATATTGCTGTAGCAGGACCCGGGGAGGATTGCAGTGTgaactgtgtgtgtgattcTGACACAGAGATTGCAATAAATATTACAGACAAATCTAATCAACAACTGGATGTGAATGAAGAGATGTTAAGATCTCAAAATGCAGATGATCTGCTTTACTCTGTTGGTGTCTCCACACAGGAAATTGCAGCATCATCTGGGAACCATTTGCTTACAACTGACAGACCAGTACAGGCAGGTGATTCACCGCTAATGTTAAAGAACCCAGATATTGTTGTAAATGCAAAGATGAAACAGAATGACCGATATAAGGGTGTTGGAGAATTGGAGGTTGTTAGAAAAGAGAAGAGTGAAGGACATTTAAATTCTGTACATGATAATGATTTATGCAATGCCCCTACAAATGCTACTACAGAAAATGAGGTAATTAATAAAGACACGTCTGAAGAATTCAAGCATTTGAAGGGGGGAGAGGACAACAAGGAAACTAAAGAAAAATCCaatgcaaaaaatgaaactaGTGCCTCTCAGGAAGAAGGGAATGAACAAAAAAATGGAAAGCAGAGGAACAAAGGAACGAGGAAGGAACAAGTAGTAATGCATATTAAGGAGCAGAAGCATAATAGAGAAGAGACAAATTCCTGTGAAACATCCTGTGCTGATGAAATGCTTAATTCTCAACCTGCTTTGACAATGCAACCCAGTCCTAATGATGAAATCAAATGTGATTCACTCCTGATGCACTTGGAAGACAATCTCGTCGTTACACTTCTGACTGAGGAGCCTGTTCAACATGTATCTGacaatgtaaaaattaataaaagtgtATCAAAAGGATCGAGTCAGGTGAAGGGAGGAAAGCTAAACAGGGAGTTTGTGCAAGAAAATGAGgtacaaaatttaaaattcattGCAGAAAAGGACAgcaaaaaaagtacaaataccTCCCAAGAACAGAAAGAGACTGCTGCAAAAGAAAAAGCTGATCAAACACAAGGAGAAAATCAGACATTAATAAACCTCTTCGATCTatcaggagaaaaaaaactattagATGAAACCATTCCAAGAGGAAAATTGCAGTCTAGCCCTATGCCTGATCCTGGTTTATCCTCTGAAGGGATTATAGAAGAGGCTCTGGGTTGTAGAGGGGCACTAACTGACAAATCTCCTCCAGTCGTTGATCACACCCTGTCTACATTGGTGAATACTTCTCCTGAGAGAGACCACACACAAGATCCAAGGTGTTTGAGCCAGCCAGATTTGGCATTTTCACAATCCCAAGAGCTCCAGCTGCAACAGAAGTTTATGAGTGCCCCAGAAGAAATGTTAAGTGTGAGTAAAGGCAACGTTTTAGAAAATGCTGAGACCAATAGTCATGCAAATGCTGAGGCAAGTGAAAAGCAAGAGAAGGTGGTGATGCACTGTAGTGCAGAGGCTCCAAGATCCCTAAACAGCACATCAGAGAGTGCCATGACAGAGGGCTATGACAAAGATTTTGCCGAGTTCAATATATGTCCAGAGAATGAAAAGAAGACAATACAAACAATAGATCTAAATGGTGGGAAATTTCCTGTTTGTGgtgaaaataattcaaatgaaatcCAAACTCAGTCAGCTCCAAACATGTCTGTAACAGCATCGTCAGCTTCTGAAACTTTAGAAGTCAAACTGGTTATAGAGGCTACAGAGGCAAAAGAGCCTGCCATCTCAGCATCACAGGAAAGTGTGAGTAAACATGCAGATTGTATCAAATCACAGGTCAGTGCGGATGAACATGGGAATGTGTGGAACGAAATCCCTGACACCAAGAAAGGCTCAGAATTTCCTGTAAATCACTCAAGTGGGTTCTCTGTGATTCCCACCCTCTCACACCATGAAGCAGGGCTAAAAACAGAAGAGAAATGTTTAGACTCTGTTACCACTGGAAACACTGAGATCCGTTCTGATTCAATGAGTGATGTTGCACAGATGTTTACAGCAGAACCTTCCCAAATTCAGCAAGAGAAAGAATTCATTTTTCAGTCCTCCGATTGCCAGCTCTCCACCACCACATCCTCTGCTTCTGTACTCCAAAAAAGTATTAAAGAGGAAAAAGAGATAAGTGTGGATCAGGCCCCTACAGATGCACTAGAACCTAACACTCCTATTTCCACTCCCCATTCTGAGACAGCCGCCTGGAGGATGGAGCAGCTTAATAAGCATTTGTCAGAGCAATTCCCAGACGGTGCACAAAACACAGAGGAGCAGAACACACAGTGTTCTGAACAGCAGTTACAACATGTAAGAACTTGTTTGGACACTGAAAACACAACCAGTTCTATGAAAGAAGACACCATTTCAAATTATGTACAACAGCGAGAAGGAATTCAAGAAAAGTCAAGTAAACAGATGGCGCATGAAGAAAAGAACAAGGCCATTGCAAAGGATCACATAGAAATTTCCAAAGGGGCTGAACCTAAGTCTTCACAGTCTATAATCGAAGAAAGCATCTCCAAAGAAAACCAAAGCAAGTTGGAGGAGCAGTCTTTATTTTCCCCTGATGAAGCAATAGTCGATAATGTAGACCAGCAAATTGAAGAAGTTTCTAATGGATCACAGACAGAAATGAAAGAGGCTGTACCAATGTTATACCCTGAGACCTCTGTCTGCTTATTGACTGACCCCCAGGATTCCCTCCAGTCACCTCCTGCAGTCAATCAGCAGTCTAGTCAGCAGCCCACTAAGTCTTTTATTCAAACCTTACATGAAAACGCCACTACTAAGACAGTTGAAAGTAGCAGTGAGCAAAGTCCTGACATTGCAGATAACTCTCCTGGAGACATAGAATCCcttctaataaaaaaaacaatagagaaAGATGACAGGGAAGCTATTGAAGATGAAGTCAGCAAGGTGTCAAAAGCTGCAGATGTGTTGCTGGGTTCAGGCACAAGAACAGAGCAGGTATCACAGGTTATCGGCAGTTTAGACAGCCCAGTCCTCAGTGCAGTCTTTGTACCTGAGAAGTCAGATGCAGTCAACTCCTCTGAAGGTTCTGATTGGCTCAGAGCTCTGAAGGAGGCAGCCTCCATGTCTCAGATCATTCCAGAGCACAGAGATGAGTCTACCTGTGGATCTACAGAAAACAGGTACATTTcatttgatgtttgtttttaaaatgagagCTTGTGAGGGAAATTGACTTTGTTGCACTCACAGATATGTCAAAAGAAATGTAGTGCTTTTCATTGGCACATTTacaaaaaagtatgttttattcTCATGTGACGTTTTGAGTGAAAATGGAGCCAAGTACAAGTACTACAGCCCATTATCTCCTGAGGGTGACCTCAACAGTGACATCAACTCATGCCCTTTAGGGCAAGAAAGAATCCTTTCATAcccacgcacaaacacacacttggCTTCACATATTTGAGCGCCACACTTGCATGCAAGGAGTTTTCATTGAGACAAACAAATGTGAGCAaaatttcttgttta encodes:
- the tacc2 gene encoding uncharacterized protein tacc2 isoform X19 produces the protein MQSWRDYFCKPCSASVTSPQEDMEYRMGSCIGVARSQEGAPDNVVLFPPEETQSDMAAVHTDKVSTLKEKSATAENGSVHTDSVKAEAQVSADEEEKLRRQEEEDKEELEFPHDLLPSIDLDLSTELNLTWGTSLGCEQGSLGEMKNEAVALGGTANPLLAGLEHYMEASPPVVGLMKSCDGDEVSAETASLAQAHLSSESQQHVPSLSPLAAQMDYELQEALRECEDEMAALGISSHADTWTAGDLDRFYSVSDDKNQTEKAEVEKDFGSSSHKPAEFHEGCHGNEGAHTNDSTAGEEGVFSFRDYLLGRKQSNTCAAGAEDVKNIEDITENHTEEASQLSKAEQQKKSEIETKIDTAENIAGQQKTHTIWTGTQTTSEIDAEKETLTQDQSIQDICSLKNTLEGESSQDEDGINVIATQRETGIIQETNPSNEEVRSSEKAAQMIQNSDEIKIETHSQLISDLLACPSTQTAKHSGHTLHLEAKISIQPNIQKQVESGTHQQISGPIETNTKVGSSLDHQRQELGLPEQLSPEGKQLICSPPPEREAHLSLAEAPPALLLDSPEGPEQNDNQNQTDGPCKSISEGETIHHNHCTTGEVKHEKNVSAVVIDFCQATTAPEHEPIGRCDLETYPLEQENGPPLGGGAGALAPLWGNSHALSRAGAEEEEEEESALEWASAESTASTLLQITPMMPEMIESEGEKKRGEAFQSAAIILQAAERESAVLEANESPSSEETLSEFIAEKGQECTSVIFPDIKCSPVQKEEATEESCGNSTESEGKGGGLQIALSPAGDKDTGTVGTEDKALVTYSSPGVLGTCDWKVETSRSKERKGESEEEGKKASEGGAQNAAHAGRVSQTEAATETCPSHRITASPMATQDQSDLIHPVTAGTAPFPLTINRINDCDSISPPPPLSHINSTKTEAQREEEANLNRSPIASGADLPGSDRSLPPAASLENECLSEQANDQQVQCSSQTRTASCDTSVKTETQQQKQEITPTSEDTSRSTKLQINMRDIAASCTKMEGSPKGMQSSFENQNDTTLKCQMTECASLPPLMVFESLHHPVKEASFNFKGFLSISKPALPPQTELTTGQRNTDLDGAENEPTASEEEGKEKNGKQRENVEITFNESKDCREMTSTSQMQGATTVKLGENVNVNISSCEDDGKVTDENPDVSKRNPVSSLSAAGETTCITEDKDVVNETLEAIEVSKEKQENKEYLNATQTTTNNTNESASTEKNSVLLPDVSPQGGRNSSPAVDGEQADMTVSEGVEQRHTEILLATKKKLDEETDESKGCGLPEAGDIELTCPGNSENLVNDSREHESNPEKYTREVESKVKTSSMSPAAAPYIDSMCHCTQPDKKSNTEQLTTISEMQFLSKADKCDDMLPYQTESQFSNEMMKNDAADAGDKTVPSLPAAETTVPAQRDLSSATTQSTNSDARDVSVIVLKAPGPMLSHCESVNDCDIAVAGPGEDCSVNCVCDSDTEIAINITDKSNQQLDVNEEMLRSQNADDLLYSVGVSTQEIAASSGNHLLTTDRPVQAGDSPLMLKNPDIVVNAKMKQNDRYKGVGELEVVRKEKSEGHLNSVHDNDLCNAPTNATTENEVINKDTSEEFKHLKGGEDNKETKEKSNAKNETSASQEEGNEQKNGKQRNKGTRKEQVVMHIKEQKHNREETNSCETSCADEMLNSQPALTMQPSPNDEIKCDSLLMHLEDNLVVTLLTEEPVQHVSDNVKINKSVSKGSSQVKGGKLNREFVQENEVQNLKFIAEKDSKKSTNTSQEQKETAAKEKADQTQGENQTLINLFDLSGEKKLLDETIPRGKLQSSPMPDPGLSSEGIIEEALGCRGALTDKSPPVVDHTLSTLVNTSPERDHTQDPRCLSQPDLAFSQSQELQLQQKFMSAPEEMLSVSKGNVLENAETNSHANAEASEKQEKVVMHCSAEAPRSLNSTSESAMTEGYDKDFAEFNICPENEKKTIQTIDLNGGKFPVCGENNSNEIQTQSAPNMSVTASSASETLEVKLVIEATEAKEPAISASQESVSKHADCIKSQVSADEHGNVWNEIPDTKKGSEFPVNHSSGFSVIPTLSHHEAGLKTEEKCLDSVTTGNTEIRSDSMSDVAQMFTAEPSQIQQEKEFIFQSSDCQLSTTTSSASVLQKSIKEEKEISVDQAPTDALEPNTPISTPHSETAAWRMEQLNKHLSEQFPDGAQNTEEQNTQCSEQQLQHVRTCLDTENTTSSMKEDTISNYVQQREGIQEKSSKQMAHEEKNKAIAKDHIEISKGAEPKSSQSIIEESISKENQSKLEEQSLFSPDEAIVDNVDQQIEEVSNGSQTEMKEAVPMLYPETSVCLLTDPQDSLQSPPAVNQQSSQQPTKSFIQTLHENATTKTVESSSEQSPDIADNSPGDIESLLIKKTIEKDDREAIEDEVSKVSKAADVLLGSGTRTEQVSQVIGSLDSPVLSAVFVPEKSDAVNSSEGSDWLRALKEAASMSQIIPEHRDESTCGSTENRPFETFLSPQTDLEFQTPTEEYFPPAPEESFLPAPEESFPPAPEESFPPAPEASFPPAPEESFPPAPEESFPPAPEESFPPAPEENFPPAPEESFTPITKQPEEPPDCRSPLVEAAESSEPVPSPLSPLPQHDTAPALPAHLLQDTVEFPTPPPTPPDRAPPEPQTLPPTPSGLPEAPPAAPVPPQIQQLQHSEPSARSSDSDGAFETPESTTPVKSASPPVPPTEPPCTNSEALSQEHTASTADISASEAQDPNELQSPSRSQSIVFDEDKPIAASGTYNIDRLIVDDSFPESNFGSEPSSRAPLTRSLSLQSGELESPGDKSSGGTSDKPIHPRAESFSIGTESAPGTLRKVKKPRPGSLKKKPLSRQNSNPEHSSPKTVSSGSTPEEKKRGKPQPESPLQTQERPSSSPSPSPSPAGTLRRNRIKSRVESPPPLAEEVTVSSISSQLQPVLPDPVTEVPAVPDEESPIPPSASYKWDPDNFENIDPFHTGGSKVANSPVLGRKADFTSVSDTSVAVEEPRASSPAKEQPINTEEQPITKRQPVRLEFDYSEDSGEAPRSTPPPKNLGKKSGAKMPIRKPKLGIKKAPPPQTEQLDNAPVPALSNDIDDIPIPKGSYNFDPNKWDDPNFNPFSSSTGIPNSPHLSSGSYNFDSDSFDDSINPFKSSKKMGNLPPKAASFDKSSNDNENENDNIVELEDHNQNKPAKNKKKPLKSKSSNVSSLCCFFNTFRVKKSPKRTQITEPSAQCCPVCSPLSPSTSHTHNHLQEDSPDANPEPSQDHATDEEKLASSTNQKWTRHDVEVELNSDPQDFPQPTDFTAFVNENSLPAQSDVTDYEIEYMEKIGSSAPPLSVKKPTLYLKLDSVTDSPKKTSNMQDSEPNSPCTGSFEEMEAQISQGKSPVLPPRGAHDSMASEKSRKRDSQSQSRTQSNERDGAQRETASPADSGVSKSSLYSRTGYIEGESPHLPCDMDHSLGIAREEIVVKEKETMEWKRKYEESRREVEEMRRIVMEYEKTIAEMIDKSFVPLDPNTEGEQREKTLSHHTIQQLILEKDQALADLNSVEKSLADLFRRYEKMKDVLEGFRKNEDVLKKCAQEYLSRVRKEEQRYHALKIHAEEKLDKANSEIAQVRAKAKQEQAAYQASLRKEQMKVDSLERTLEQKNKEIEELTKICDELIAKMGKS